In a genomic window of Corynebacterium lizhenjunii:
- the tsaD gene encoding tRNA (adenosine(37)-N6)-threonylcarbamoyltransferase complex transferase subunit TsaD, with the protein MIILGLESSCDETGVGIVRLDSDGYMDILANEVASSMEQHARFGGVVPEIASRAHLEALPQVVRAALDAAGIGKPDAVAATVGPGLAGALLVGASAAKALAAAWGVPFYGVNHLGGHVAVANLEGQKLPHAVALLVSGGHTQLLEVDAVGKPMRELGTTLDDAAGEAYDKVARLLGLGYPGGPVIDRLAARGQVTIALPRGLSRAEDLRGERRYDFSFSGLKTAVARYVEKAEREGVVVSVEDVCASFQEAVADVLTAKAVMACEDTGARTLLLGGGVAANRRLRTLAQQRCAAAGVELRVPPLELCTDNGVMIAAVAAQLIHEGALPSGLACGTDTQLEVETPLVDGVRG; encoded by the coding sequence AGGTGGCCTCCTCGATGGAGCAGCACGCCCGTTTTGGCGGCGTGGTTCCCGAAATTGCGTCCCGGGCCCACCTGGAGGCCTTGCCGCAGGTGGTGCGGGCGGCGCTGGACGCGGCGGGAATCGGCAAGCCAGATGCAGTGGCTGCCACCGTGGGCCCCGGCCTGGCGGGGGCGCTGCTGGTGGGGGCATCGGCAGCCAAGGCGCTGGCGGCGGCCTGGGGGGTACCATTCTACGGCGTCAACCACCTGGGCGGGCACGTGGCGGTGGCCAATCTGGAGGGCCAAAAGCTGCCGCACGCGGTGGCGCTGCTGGTCTCTGGTGGGCACACGCAGCTGCTGGAGGTCGATGCCGTGGGCAAGCCCATGCGCGAGCTGGGCACCACGCTTGACGATGCCGCCGGGGAGGCCTACGACAAAGTCGCCCGCCTGCTGGGGCTGGGGTACCCGGGCGGGCCGGTGATTGACCGGCTGGCGGCGCGCGGACAAGTCACCATTGCGCTGCCGCGCGGACTGTCGCGGGCTGAGGACCTGCGGGGGGAGCGGCGCTATGATTTTTCGTTCTCCGGGCTCAAGACCGCGGTGGCGCGCTATGTGGAGAAAGCCGAGCGCGAGGGCGTGGTGGTTTCCGTGGAGGACGTGTGTGCCTCTTTCCAGGAGGCAGTGGCGGATGTGCTCACGGCCAAGGCGGTGATGGCGTGTGAGGACACCGGGGCGCGCACGCTGCTGTTGGGCGGGGGAGTGGCCGCCAACCGGCGCCTACGTACCCTGGCGCAGCAGCGTTGCGCGGCTGCCGGGGTGGAGCTGCGGGTGCCGCCGCTGGAGCTGTGCACGGACAATGGCGTGATGATTGCGGCCGTGGCGGCGCAGCTGATTCATGAAGGCGCCCTGCCCTCCGGCCTGGCCTGCGGCACGGACACCCAGCTGGAAGTGGAAACGCCTTTGGTGGACGGCGTGCGTGGTTGA